In Lactobacillus sp. PV012, one genomic interval encodes:
- a CDS encoding YggT family protein has translation MILPIIGWLLRIISTLLNVYGLLIVIYALLTWVPRLLNTTLGRVLARIVQPYLNFFERIIPPIANISFAPVVALLVIYFVNNYVLVWIANIVVHLVH, from the coding sequence ATGATCTTACCAATAATCGGATGGTTGTTGCGAATTATTTCAACTTTATTGAATGTATATGGATTGTTAATTGTTATTTATGCATTGTTAACGTGGGTACCAAGACTTTTAAATACAACTTTGGGAAGAGTTTTGGCAAGAATTGTTCAACCTTATTTGAATTTTTTTGAACGTATTATCCCTCCAATTGCAAATATAAGTTTTGCCCCGGTAGTTGCATTATTAGTAATATATTTTGTAAATAATTATGTTTTAGTGTGGATTGCAAATATTGTAGTCCATTTGGTGCATTAG
- a CDS encoding cell division protein SepF has protein sequence MAFDKLGRFFGMNGNDEDISDEEEIEVRDDSSVDEIPTNERRGNVVPINSAGTPTSKIVLEEPRVYSDAKEVSQNLLANKAVIINFARMDDAQARRIVDFVTGTVYALNGEIQRVGDKIFLATPPKFETDGKIAELVEKKDNLE, from the coding sequence ATGGCTTTTGACAAATTAGGACGTTTTTTTGGGATGAATGGTAATGACGAAGACATATCTGATGAAGAAGAAATTGAAGTAAGAGATGATTCTTCGGTAGATGAAATTCCAACGAATGAAAGACGAGGAAATGTTGTGCCAATTAATTCTGCTGGAACCCCTACTAGTAAAATTGTTTTAGAAGAACCACGTGTATATTCAGATGCAAAAGAAGTTTCCCAGAATCTTTTGGCAAATAAAGCAGTAATTATAAATTTTGCACGAATGGATGATGCCCAAGCACGTCGAATTGTAGATTTCGTTACAGGAACAGTTTATGCGTTAAATGGGGAAATTCAGCGTGTGGGAGATAAAATATTTTTAGCTACTCCACCAAAATTTGAAACTGATGGAAAGATTGCGGAATTAGTAGAAAAGAAAGATAACTTAGAATAA
- the ftsZ gene encoding cell division protein FtsZ produces MDFTFDSDDNKNAVIKVIGVGGAGGNAVNRMIDEGVQGVSFIAANTDVQALNSNKAENKIQLGPKLTRGLGAGSHPEVGEKSAEESQQTIEDSLKGADMIFITAGMGGGTGTGAAPVIAKIARETGALTVGVVTRPFTFEGPKRSKNAAEGIAELKQYVDTLVIIANNRLLEMVDKKTPMMDAFKEADNVLRQGVQGISDLITSTDYVNLDFADVKTVMENQGAALMGIGRASGENRTVEATKLAISSPLLEVSIDGAKQVLLNITGGPDLTLFEAQDASDIVSKAAGDGVNIIFGTSINANLGDEVVVTVIATGIDAKAEEAASRQPMRRRRPTEESASQQPVANPASAASTAKQEPVQERANTPKNSDDLLDPTSVWKQDKGENTRPQPPIENPTPSAKKDDFSSFSADEQSSISQIETSADDDSDSDIPFFKHRRRN; encoded by the coding sequence ATGGATTTTACTTTCGATTCTGATGACAATAAAAATGCAGTCATTAAAGTAATCGGTGTTGGTGGTGCTGGTGGTAACGCTGTGAACCGAATGATTGATGAAGGTGTTCAAGGTGTATCCTTTATTGCAGCCAATACTGATGTGCAAGCATTAAATAGTAATAAAGCAGAAAACAAAATTCAACTCGGGCCAAAATTGACTCGTGGACTTGGAGCAGGATCTCACCCAGAAGTGGGAGAAAAATCTGCAGAAGAAAGTCAACAAACTATTGAGGATTCACTCAAAGGTGCAGATATGATTTTTATCACTGCTGGAATGGGTGGAGGAACAGGTACAGGAGCTGCCCCAGTAATCGCAAAAATTGCTCGTGAAACTGGTGCACTTACTGTCGGTGTGGTTACACGCCCCTTTACCTTTGAAGGCCCTAAACGCTCAAAAAACGCAGCTGAAGGGATTGCAGAATTAAAACAATATGTAGATACATTGGTAATTATTGCAAATAACCGTTTACTTGAAATGGTTGATAAAAAGACCCCAATGATGGATGCCTTTAAAGAAGCAGATAATGTTTTGCGCCAAGGTGTGCAAGGAATTTCAGATTTAATTACTTCAACTGACTATGTTAACCTGGACTTTGCTGATGTTAAGACAGTTATGGAAAATCAAGGCGCTGCTTTAATGGGAATTGGTAGAGCAAGTGGGGAAAATAGAACTGTTGAAGCAACTAAACTAGCAATTTCTTCACCTTTACTTGAAGTATCAATTGATGGTGCTAAGCAAGTATTATTAAACATTACTGGTGGACCAGATTTAACCTTATTTGAAGCTCAAGATGCATCAGATATTGTTTCAAAGGCTGCTGGTGATGGAGTAAATATTATATTTGGTACTTCAATCAATGCAAATTTAGGTGATGAAGTAGTAGTTACAGTGATTGCTACTGGAATTGATGCCAAGGCAGAAGAAGCAGCTTCACGTCAGCCAATGCGTCGCAGACGACCAACTGAAGAGTCTGCCTCTCAACAACCAGTTGCAAATCCAGCTTCTGCTGCCTCAACTGCAAAGCAAGAGCCAGTGCAGGAAAGAGCAAATACTCCAAAGAATTCAGATGATCTTTTAGATCCAACAAGTGTTTGGAAGCAAGATAAAGGTGAAAATACGCGTCCACAACCTCCAATTGAAAATCCTACGCCTTCTGCTAAAAAAGATGATTTTTCATCATTCAGTGCAGATGAACAAAGTAGTATTTCACAAATTGAAACCAGTGCTGACGATGACTCGGATAGTGATATTCCATTTTTCAAACACCGTCGTAGAAACTAA
- the ftsA gene encoding cell division protein FtsA has protein sequence MNKSNLLVGLDIGTTSVKAVVADTTSNELRVIGAATEPTSGMRHGKIVDIDETAASISRAVNKVAQKTNSKIYRVVTGIPVGLLQLENATGLINIGEQGQEVGDSDVKRVLSSAIGAALKDGRQAISFLPSKFLIDGKTDVDDPRKMIAHSLEVHGILLTAPTADLHNIKKAVERAGFKNNFFIPTPLAISSIALDEGERTFGSVLLDLGGGTTTATVIHENKIKYATIDLEGGIDITKDISTVLNTSKKEAEKIKIEFGYADPDLTSPENQFPVKVVGETSGKMIDEEYLSEIINARVEQILSRIGKGLADHDAFSLPGGVVITGGTSALQGMGDVVKNDFRVKTKIFQPNQMGLRNPIYTAGFGIVQYAYDLDDIDYLVNSVIYGEDSTPVAQEIEKPNRENMKFFKRPTSSSEIEPKEDYNRNTVSSSFEDEQEDLKKTKKGNKVKDFFKKFFD, from the coding sequence TTGAATAAATCAAATTTACTGGTGGGATTAGACATTGGAACCACAAGTGTAAAAGCAGTTGTAGCAGATACAACATCAAATGAATTACGTGTAATTGGAGCAGCAACTGAACCTACTAGTGGGATGCGTCATGGGAAAATTGTTGATATTGATGAAACAGCTGCTAGTATTTCACGTGCAGTAAATAAAGTAGCACAAAAAACAAATTCAAAAATTTATCGGGTAGTAACAGGTATTCCAGTGGGATTACTACAATTAGAAAATGCTACTGGATTGATAAATATTGGAGAACAAGGTCAAGAAGTGGGCGATAGTGATGTAAAAAGGGTCCTATCTTCCGCAATTGGAGCTGCTTTAAAAGATGGTCGCCAAGCTATTTCTTTTTTACCAAGTAAATTTTTAATTGATGGTAAGACTGATGTAGACGATCCACGTAAAATGATTGCTCATTCATTAGAAGTACATGGAATTTTACTTACTGCTCCAACAGCTGATCTTCATAATATAAAAAAAGCTGTAGAAAGAGCTGGGTTTAAAAATAATTTCTTTATTCCAACTCCATTGGCAATTTCTAGCATTGCCTTAGATGAGGGAGAAAGAACATTTGGATCTGTACTCTTAGACTTAGGTGGTGGTACCACTACGGCTACTGTCATTCATGAAAATAAGATTAAGTATGCAACCATTGATCTTGAAGGTGGCATTGATATTACTAAGGATATTTCGACTGTCTTGAATACTTCAAAGAAAGAAGCCGAGAAAATTAAAATTGAATTTGGATATGCAGATCCAGATCTAACTTCACCTGAAAATCAGTTTCCTGTCAAAGTAGTGGGGGAAACTAGTGGAAAGATGATTGATGAGGAATATTTAAGTGAAATAATTAATGCACGTGTAGAGCAAATTCTTTCACGAATTGGTAAAGGATTAGCTGATCATGATGCCTTTAGCCTTCCAGGGGGAGTTGTAATCACAGGTGGAACCAGTGCTTTGCAAGGAATGGGTGATGTAGTAAAGAATGATTTTAGAGTAAAAACTAAAATTTTTCAGCCTAATCAAATGGGGTTACGAAATCCAATTTATACAGCTGGTTTTGGAATTGTTCAATATGCTTACGATTTAGATGACATTGATTATTTAGTTAATAGCGTAATTTATGGAGAAGATAGTACTCCAGTAGCTCAGGAAATTGAAAAACCAAATAGAGAAAACATGAAGTTTTTCAAAAGACCTACATCTTCTAGTGAAATCGAACCGAAAGAAGATTATAATAGAAATACAGTATCCTCTTCTTTTGAAGATGAGCAAGAAGATTTAAAAAAGACTAAAAAAGGAAATAAAGTCAAAGACTTTTTCAAAAAGTTTTTTGATTAA
- a CDS encoding cell division protein FtsQ/DivIB, translated as MAKKKITKKDPRKEISGWVDYKNKSNSTSGKKVSASLKKLHAERRKSVLRRLGLIIVVALIFILGLGYFISPLSNVKSVRVLGAQEINPHKIVTVSGIKAQDKVIGTIFKKSQIKQKLSQNFPEIKESSIQVKKWNNFIINVKQYAVAGYVKENVGYRALLVNGKLSTYTLPLAKIKKDKPIFINYSNGKRLQQALNIYKQFPQVIKNQVRVIDGDTKRTTQIKLILKDKNIILGSTPTIVDKIKYYPVIAKNLKQPSVVDFEIGAFSHPLTSSERKLVENTK; from the coding sequence ATGGCTAAGAAAAAAATAACTAAGAAAGACCCACGTAAAGAAATTTCTGGGTGGGTAGATTATAAAAATAAATCTAATTCTACCAGTGGGAAAAAGGTTTCAGCCTCACTGAAAAAACTGCATGCTGAAAGAAGAAAATCTGTTTTAAGACGGTTGGGGTTAATTATTGTTGTAGCCTTAATATTTATATTAGGACTTGGGTATTTTATATCACCACTTTCTAATGTGAAGAGTGTTCGTGTGTTAGGAGCACAAGAAATTAATCCTCATAAGATTGTGACTGTTTCTGGAATTAAAGCACAAGATAAAGTAATAGGAACTATTTTTAAGAAGAGTCAAATCAAACAAAAATTAAGCCAAAATTTTCCAGAAATTAAAGAAAGTAGTATTCAAGTTAAAAAATGGAATAATTTTATAATTAATGTTAAGCAATATGCAGTAGCTGGATACGTAAAGGAAAATGTGGGTTATAGAGCACTACTAGTTAATGGAAAATTAAGTACTTATACCTTGCCATTAGCAAAAATAAAAAAAGATAAACCAATTTTTATTAATTATAGTAATGGAAAAAGATTACAACAAGCACTTAATATTTATAAGCAATTTCCTCAAGTTATCAAAAATCAAGTTCGCGTAATTGATGGAGATACTAAACGAACTACTCAAATTAAGTTGATCTTAAAAGATAAAAATATTATTTTAGGTAGTACTCCAACGATTGTAGATAAGATTAAGTATTATCCAGTTATTGCTAAAAACTTAAAACAACCTTCAGTAGTAGATTTTGAAATTGGAGCATTTAGTCATCCATTGACTTCAAGTGAAAGAAAGCTTGTAGAGAATACTAAATAG
- the murG gene encoding undecaprenyldiphospho-muramoylpentapeptide beta-N-acetylglucosaminyltransferase: MRVIFSGGGTGGHIYPIMALIERLKERNLVTNDEILFVGTTKGLESKIVPNAKVPFKTLDIQGFNRRHPLKNFSTINKFLKSSKEAKKIIKNFKPDIVVGTGGYVSGAIVFEAAKLHIPTIIHESNSVVGLANKFLAHYVDKICYTFDDAAKQFPEKKKLVKTGNPRSQQVLGLNEEKVDINQKWDLDPAIPTVLIFGGSRGALAINQIVEKSLADLSKKPYQIIWATGQLYYDSIRKRLADKKVGNNIRVVPYIKNMPGLLPQMTCVVSRSGATSLAEFTALGIPVILIPSPNVTHNHQMKNAMDMEKAGAALVISEDDLNPNNFVSSIDHILLDTDYAKKMKQASKKMGIPDASDQVIKVMENLISKQKSA; the protein is encoded by the coding sequence ATGAGAGTAATTTTTTCAGGTGGTGGAACAGGCGGCCACATTTATCCAATTATGGCATTGATTGAACGCTTAAAAGAACGAAATTTGGTTACAAATGATGAGATTCTTTTTGTGGGAACAACGAAAGGTCTTGAATCAAAGATTGTGCCTAATGCAAAAGTTCCCTTTAAAACCTTGGATATTCAAGGGTTTAATCGACGTCATCCATTGAAAAATTTTTCAACGATTAATAAGTTTTTAAAATCTAGTAAAGAGGCAAAAAAGATTATTAAAAACTTTAAGCCAGATATTGTAGTAGGAACTGGTGGGTATGTATCAGGTGCAATTGTGTTTGAAGCTGCCAAACTTCATATTCCTACTATCATTCATGAATCGAATTCTGTGGTTGGATTAGCAAATAAGTTTTTAGCTCATTATGTAGATAAAATTTGTTACACTTTTGATGATGCTGCCAAACAATTCCCTGAAAAGAAGAAATTAGTTAAAACAGGAAATCCTCGTTCACAACAAGTACTAGGATTGAATGAAGAAAAGGTAGATATTAACCAAAAATGGGATTTAGATCCAGCAATTCCAACAGTTTTAATATTTGGTGGGTCTCGAGGAGCCTTAGCAATTAATCAAATTGTAGAAAAATCTCTTGCAGATCTTTCTAAGAAACCCTATCAAATTATTTGGGCAACTGGGCAATTATACTACGACAGCATAAGAAAAAGATTAGCTGATAAAAAAGTTGGAAATAATATTCGAGTGGTACCATATATAAAGAATATGCCGGGGTTACTTCCTCAGATGACATGTGTTGTTTCACGTTCAGGGGCAACTAGTTTAGCTGAGTTTACTGCTTTAGGAATTCCAGTGATTTTAATTCCGAGTCCTAATGTTACTCATAATCACCAAATGAAGAATGCGATGGACATGGAGAAAGCAGGGGCTGCTTTAGTAATTAGTGAAGATGATTTAAACCCTAATAATTTTGTGTCATCAATTGATCATATTTTGTTAGATACTGACTATGCCAAGAAGATGAAGCAGGCTTCAAAGAAAATGGGTATTCCTGATGCTTCTGACCAAGTAATTAAAGTTATGGAAAACTTGATTAGCAAGCAAAAAAGTGCTTAA
- the murD gene encoding UDP-N-acetylmuramoyl-L-alanine--D-glutamate ligase yields the protein MKKVDTYKDKNILILGLGKSGFAVAKLLLKLGARLTLNDKKDLKGNDQAAELEKLGVNVISGHHPVEIFESQAFDYLVKNPGIPYENPMVVAAKKKNVPVITEPEVALGVSEAPYVAVTGSNGKTTTVMLTQQIMDHHLAKNGHHVYAVGNIGVPISEVVEKATKDDLLVVEMSSFQLMGVNTVKPKVAAIVDIYNNVHLDYHKSFENYVEAKLRITQSQDSSDYFIANFDQKDILKKELSKTKAQVLTFSEVDSTADYFIGEKYLQGKDEDIMEIDEIKIPGIHNQQNSLVAIAISKVMGASNEDIRAVLSTFKGAKHRLEYVMTYNGRRIYNDSKSTNIEAATVAIDSFKNPEVLIAGGLDRGFMFDSLVDLLKKHVKTIVLYGETRYLLADAARKAGIKDIIIVNTLQEAVPKAYEGSKEGDVILFSPACASWDQFNTFEERGDFFVKFVKELKTK from the coding sequence ATGAAAAAAGTTGATACATATAAAGATAAAAATATTTTAATATTAGGATTAGGAAAAAGTGGTTTTGCAGTGGCAAAGTTACTTTTGAAGTTAGGTGCTCGACTTACTTTAAATGACAAAAAGGATTTAAAGGGAAATGATCAAGCAGCAGAATTGGAAAAATTGGGTGTCAATGTTATTTCAGGACATCATCCAGTAGAAATTTTTGAAAGCCAAGCTTTTGATTATTTAGTCAAAAATCCTGGCATCCCTTATGAAAATCCAATGGTAGTTGCTGCTAAGAAGAAAAATGTACCAGTAATTACAGAGCCAGAAGTTGCTTTAGGAGTAAGCGAAGCCCCATATGTGGCTGTCACTGGATCAAATGGAAAAACTACTACTGTGATGCTTACTCAGCAAATCATGGATCATCATTTGGCAAAAAATGGACATCATGTTTATGCAGTTGGAAACATTGGTGTTCCAATTTCTGAAGTAGTTGAAAAAGCTACCAAGGATGATCTTTTGGTAGTTGAAATGTCTAGTTTTCAATTAATGGGTGTCAATACTGTCAAGCCTAAGGTGGCAGCAATTGTCGATATCTATAATAATGTGCACCTAGATTATCATAAATCTTTTGAAAATTATGTTGAGGCAAAATTACGAATTACTCAATCACAGGATAGTAGTGATTACTTTATAGCAAATTTTGATCAGAAAGATATTTTAAAAAAAGAGTTATCTAAAACTAAGGCTCAAGTATTAACTTTTTCAGAAGTGGATTCAACTGCTGATTACTTTATTGGTGAAAAATATCTTCAAGGTAAAGACGAAGATATTATGGAAATAGATGAAATTAAAATTCCAGGTATCCATAATCAACAAAATAGTTTGGTAGCAATTGCTATTTCTAAAGTTATGGGTGCAAGTAATGAAGATATTAGAGCTGTACTTTCTACTTTTAAAGGAGCCAAACATCGTTTAGAATATGTAATGACATATAATGGTCGAAGAATTTATAATGATTCTAAGTCAACGAATATTGAAGCAGCCACTGTAGCGATTGATTCTTTTAAAAATCCCGAAGTTTTGATAGCAGGGGGACTAGATCGTGGCTTTATGTTTGATAGTTTGGTTGATCTTTTAAAGAAGCATGTAAAGACGATAGTATTATATGGTGAAACGCGCTATCTTTTAGCAGATGCGGCTAGAAAAGCGGGAATAAAAGATATTATTATTGTTAACACGCTTCAAGAAGCTGTTCCAAAGGCATATGAAGGTAGTAAAGAGGGAGACGTGATTCTTTTTTCACCAGCGTGTGCGTCATGGGATCAATTTAATACTTTTGAAGAACGTGGTGACTTCTTTGTGAAATTTGTAAAGGAATTAAAGACAAAATAA